A genome region from Nicotiana tabacum cultivar K326 chromosome 13, ASM71507v2, whole genome shotgun sequence includes the following:
- the LOC107788209 gene encoding putative pectinesterase/pectinesterase inhibitor 33, whose product MTTYKLNSFVLFIFFSFSLFLHQSYSIEEQTSDDINWWCSTTPHPEPCKYLMADVSPQRYKPKCKQEFRTMTTEVALEQALQVQKHAKNVGQHCRGKRKKLVWMDCDKLIDDTILQLNRTLHGIQSNFTSCSDFDAQTWLSASLTNIETCLSSSNQLNVSNVLHPTLSTNVSQLISNCLAINGELVDSQNSTQVDGFPSWVTARERKLLQSTTRSLASKAIYVVAQDGSGNFRSVQAAINAASKKVANQRTIIYIKKGVYRENVAIGPGISNIMLVGAGLRYTIITGSRSAAGGFTTYSTATVGVDGNGFIARGITFRNTAGPKNGQAVALRSASDLSVFYACGFEGYQDTIFVQSQRQFYKTCHIYGTIDFIFGNAAVVFQNCIIFVRRPLVGQVNVITAQGRGDPFQNTGISIHNSRITASPSLKPVVRAFQTYLGRPWQEYSRTVVMRSYIDGLINPSGWLPWLNSDFAFKTLYYGEHGNWGPGASTRNRVKWPGYHVITNTNEASKFTVANLIGGRSWLPSTGVPFTAGL is encoded by the exons ATGACAACTTATAAGCTCAATTCTTTTGTACTCTTTatattcttttccttctctttgttCCTACACCAATCTTATTCCATTGAAGAACAAACAAGTGATGATATTAACTGGTGGTGTAGCACCACTCCTCATCCTGAGCCATGTAAGTACTTGATGGCAGATGTTTCCCCCCAGCGTTACAAACCGAAATGTAAACAAGAGTTTCGAACCATGACCACGGAGGTCGCCTTGGAGCAAGCCCTCCAAGTACAAAAACACGCGAAAAATGTTGGCCAGCACTGCCGCGGAAAACGAAAGAAACTAGTCTGGATGGATTGTGACAAGCTCATTGACGACACCATCCTCCAATTAAACCGTACTCTTCATGGCATCCAATCCAACTTCACTTCCTGTTCCGATTTCGATGCTCAAACTTGGCTCAGCGCCTCGTTAACAAATATTGAAACATGTTTATCTAGTTCAAATCAGCTCAATGTTTCAAATGTCCTACATCCAACTTTATCCACTAATGTCTCTCAATTGATTAGCAATTGTTTGGCTATAAATGGGGAGCTTGTGGATTCACAAAATTCAACACAAGTAGATGGATTTCCAAGTTGGGTTACGGCTAGGGAAAGAAAGTTGTTACAATCCACAACGAGGAGCTTAGCTTCCAAGGCAATTTACGTGGTGGCTCAAGATGGATCAGGGAATTTTCGGTCTGTTCAGGCTGCAATAAATGCAGCCTCAAAGAAAGTTGCAAATCAGAGGACTATCATATATATTAAAAAAGGTGTTTATAGAGAAAATGTGGCTATAGGGCCTGGAATTAGTAACATCATGTTAGTTGGTGCTGGTTTGAGATACACAATTATTACGGGTAGCCGAAGTGCCGCTGGAGGTTTCACAACTTACAGTACTGCAACTGTTG GGGTAGATGGAAATGGATTCATTGCTCGTGGCATCACATTCCGAAACACCGCAGGTCCAAAAAATGGTCAAGCAGTAGCTCTCCGATCAGCATCTGATCTCTCAGTATTCTACGCCTGTGGCTTCGAAGGTTACCAAGACACAATCTTTGTCCAATCCCAACGACAATTCTACAAAACATGTCATATCTACGGGACAATAGACTTCATATTCGGCAACGCCGCTGTTGTTTTCCAAAATTGTATCATTTTTGTCAGAAGACCCCTAGTTGGCCAAGTCAATGTAATCACAGCTCAAGGCAGAGGTGACCCTTTTCAGAACACTGGAATATCAATTCACAATTCGAGAATAACAGCATCACCGAGCCTTAAGCCAGTGGTTCGAGCATTTCAGACATATTTGGGTCGTCCGTGGCAGGAATATTCAAGAACGGTTGTAATGAGGTCATATATTGATGGTTTGATTAATCCATCAGGATGGTTGCCATGGCTGAATTCTGATTTCGCATTTAAAACTTTGTATTATGGGGAGCATGGTAATTGGGGTCCTGGTGCTTCGACTAGAAATAGGGTGAAGTGGCCTGGTTACCATGTTATAACTAATACAAATGAAGCTTCAAAATTTACTGTTGCGAATCTCATAGGTGGTCGCTCATGGTTGCCTTCTACTGGTGTGCCATTCACTGCAGGGCTGTGA